The Candidatus Hydrogenedens sp. genome includes a window with the following:
- a CDS encoding lipopolysaccharide kinase InaA family protein, which yields MTIQLPTGYKILSNTIAHVILREDLSPDLFDIVSDILSNSISNKLIPLSGGRNKIFLFKLNTNSSVLIKQYFHGGISEKIFPKLYFLSNRFLHEFYMYINILKDNLPVPEYLGGFWSKKLGFYKCGVITDYIPETYTLEELLKNNFFSIEEKYDILIKCGKIIKNMHDIGIFHNDLQIRNLLIDSKNKSVFLIDFDNAKKITTFNNYYRSQNLLRLKRSFIKRGISTDFFNILLKGYAISNLSFLAKLFLYPHIQWVNYKIRHINKNS from the coding sequence ATGACTATACAACTTCCCACAGGTTATAAAATACTTTCAAATACTATCGCTCATGTAATTTTAAGAGAAGACCTATCCCCTGACTTATTTGACATAGTATCTGATATACTTTCTAATTCCATATCTAATAAATTAATACCCTTATCAGGTGGTCGAAACAAAATTTTTTTATTCAAATTAAACACAAACTCATCTGTTCTAATAAAGCAATATTTCCATGGTGGTATCTCAGAAAAAATTTTTCCTAAACTTTATTTCCTTTCAAATCGTTTTTTGCATGAATTTTACATGTATATAAATATACTAAAAGATAATTTACCAGTTCCTGAATATCTCGGAGGATTTTGGTCGAAAAAATTGGGGTTTTATAAATGCGGGGTAATCACTGATTATATTCCAGAGACATATACATTAGAAGAACTTTTAAAAAACAATTTCTTTTCAATTGAAGAAAAATACGACATACTTATCAAATGTGGAAAGATTATAAAAAATATGCACGATATCGGAATTTTTCATAATGATTTACAAATAAGGAATTTATTAATTGATTCTAAAAACAAATCTGTTTTTCTAATTGATTTCGATAATGCAAAAAAAATAACTACATTTAATAATTATTACCGTTCTCAAAATTTGTTAAGATTAAAACGCTCTTTTATAAAAAGAGGTATTAGCACTGACTTTTTTAATATTCTATTAAAAGGTTATGCTATTTCGAACCTCTCTTTCCTGGCAAAGCTATTTTTATATCCTCATATACAATGGGTAAATTATAAAATTCGTCACATTAATAAAAATAGTTAG
- a CDS encoding lipopolysaccharide kinase InaA family protein: MVYKSNSRYRIWSNEENFDPEIFLYEISNKGIVLKKTAKVSSFQWRSYFVKKTNYPIYEGIFRHLFLSNRCRNAWNISNYLIHAHIPTPKPIAYLEMLNYSLPYQHFFLSEYLFDSYNVEIFIKDDIYSRKGITLEDFFNTMKEFLLLLWEKGIYHKDLSGKNLLTVNGKSIYLVDLDSTHLINHFTIKYKIRNLIQIYDSFCDFVDEYILKDLIFTVLNDSSLNKLTIIYNKIKELQRQRRTQHLRNMQSQK; this comes from the coding sequence ATGGTATATAAAAGCAATTCACGATATAGAATCTGGTCAAATGAAGAAAACTTTGACCCGGAAATCTTCTTATATGAAATATCTAATAAAGGTATAGTATTGAAAAAAACAGCCAAAGTTTCCTCCTTTCAATGGCGTTCTTACTTTGTAAAAAAAACAAACTATCCAATTTATGAGGGAATATTTAGACATTTATTTTTATCCAATCGTTGTAGAAATGCATGGAATATAAGTAATTATTTAATACATGCTCACATACCTACCCCTAAACCTATTGCGTACCTCGAAATGTTAAATTATTCATTACCTTATCAACATTTCTTCCTCTCTGAATACCTTTTTGATAGTTACAATGTTGAGATATTCATTAAAGATGATATTTATTCAAGGAAAGGGATAACATTAGAAGACTTCTTCAATACAATGAAAGAGTTCCTTCTCCTTTTATGGGAAAAAGGGATATATCACAAAGACTTATCCGGTAAAAATCTACTCACGGTAAATGGAAAATCCATATATTTGGTAGATTTAGACTCTACCCATTTGATAAATCATTTTACAATAAAATATAAAATAAGGAACTTAATACAGATTTACGATTCCTTTTGTGATTTTGTAGATGAATATATATTAAAGGATTTAATTTTTACGGTGCTAAATGATTCATCATTAAACAAATTAACTATAATCTATAATAAAATAAAAGAACTCCAAAGACAACGGAGAACACAACATTTAAGAAATATGCAAAGTCAAAAATAA
- a CDS encoding O-antigen ligase family protein, translated as MSFMGKERIIGMLLLGILLIPPIAFSFEFTSFLYPKEIVLSIFLVLLLPFFIKNKEKLFLPLPFVFFLILNLYLFLSCLYAKVPEQALIRSAELFLVFIAVILITDINRKGNYDTVLEYSILISGLLVAILLIVQYFDLLPVLFPKYSFYKQLYSVFGNQNLAGTYIAIVMISTLVCWDNIPIRDIFKFICFFVLGYGLILSNSRSSWLSVLGVMAFYFISRYEKNIGHRKKQIYILIAMLLGILITLPLIYERLKYSFTDIDVGFRVRLWVYDGSIRMFLSHPFFGVGFGNFYYWSPKYLADALNSSYGSIHIRNELLTLHAHNDILELLTEAGISGFLLVGLFYFYPIFIYRNPYVWWVFIFVSFLNPILISSSHLIVACLSIHKEKRRIFKEKNIQIEKLGNVNNKARIIFSVLSLLSILFLTYTLWIPDYKLRQAERLLILGHDCESQYKVLVSSKFATYAMYEGYAQELIRKKDYKNAYEILKKALKKTDEGNIYLLLGRCAEELRKKEEAIKWYRECLYRFPDNKTAREYLLFTGDLK; from the coding sequence ACCGATTGCATTTTCTTTTGAATTTACATCATTTCTGTATCCAAAAGAAATTGTGTTAAGTATCTTTTTAGTTTTGTTATTGCCGTTTTTTATAAAAAATAAAGAAAAATTATTTTTACCTTTACCCTTTGTTTTCTTTTTAATCTTAAATTTGTATTTGTTTTTAAGTTGTTTATACGCAAAAGTTCCAGAACAAGCATTGATTCGTTCTGCAGAATTGTTTTTGGTGTTTATTGCAGTTATTTTAATAACAGATATTAACAGGAAAGGAAATTATGACACTGTTTTAGAATATAGCATACTAATATCAGGATTATTGGTTGCTATTTTATTAATTGTGCAATATTTTGATTTATTACCTGTTTTATTTCCTAAATATTCCTTTTATAAACAGTTGTATTCTGTGTTCGGTAATCAAAATCTTGCTGGAACATATATTGCTATTGTAATGATAAGCACTTTAGTTTGTTGGGATAATATTCCAATAAGAGATATATTTAAGTTTATTTGTTTTTTTGTTTTAGGATATGGATTGATTTTGAGTAATTCGCGAAGTTCATGGCTTTCAGTTTTAGGGGTAATGGCTTTTTATTTTATAAGTAGATATGAAAAAAATATTGGGCATAGAAAGAAACAGATATATATTCTAATAGCCATGTTATTGGGAATACTAATTACCTTACCACTTATATATGAGCGTTTAAAATACAGTTTTACTGACATAGATGTAGGGTTCCGTGTCCGTTTGTGGGTATATGATGGGTCTATTCGAATGTTTTTATCTCATCCATTTTTCGGGGTAGGTTTTGGAAACTTTTATTATTGGAGTCCTAAATATTTAGCGGATGCCTTAAATTCAAGTTATGGAAGTATCCATATTAGAAATGAGTTATTAACCTTACATGCCCATAATGACATACTTGAATTGTTGACTGAAGCAGGTATATCAGGATTTTTACTTGTAGGATTATTTTATTTTTATCCTATTTTTATTTATCGGAATCCCTATGTATGGTGGGTATTTATTTTTGTTTCTTTTTTAAATCCGATTTTAATAAGTTCTTCTCATTTGATTGTAGCCTGTTTGTCTATACATAAGGAAAAGCGAAGAATTTTCAAAGAAAAAAATATACAGATAGAAAAATTAGGGAATGTGAATAATAAAGCAAGAATTATTTTCTCTGTTCTTAGTCTTTTATCCATTCTATTCCTTACTTATACATTATGGATTCCGGACTACAAACTTCGGCAAGCGGAAAGACTACTAATATTAGGACATGATTGTGAATCCCAATACAAAGTATTGGTGAGTTCTAAATTTGCCACTTATGCTATGTATGAGGGTTATGCTCAGGAATTGATAAGAAAAAAAGATTACAAGAACGCATATGAAATATTGAAGAAGGCACTCAAAAAAACAGATGAGGGGAATATTTATCTGTTATTAGGCAGATGTGCAGAAGAATTAAGAAAGAAAGAAGAAGCCATAAAATGGTATCGAGAGTGTCTTTATCGTTTTCCGGATAATAAAACTGCAAGAGAATATTTACTATTTACTGGGGACTTAAAATAA
- a CDS encoding ATP-binding protein, giving the protein MENKFDSEITKLDWLDENVRNYIQSIYRVQHFYSNLTDIEQLIVIITEECKKACNAEAGSLLLYDEKKKELSFQVTLGPVGSEIVKKEIRIPINCGIAGEVARTKKPLIVNDVRNDSRFFPGVDMATQFSTRNILAVPLIDRQRLIGVIEMVNKIGNEPFSHEDLRFLEILASWAASAVVNSQLIQEKLQAERFAAIGYTLTALAHHLKNILTGMLTSTELIEKSLNQKNYEVVHKAWPVLKRTSLYVFEFVKDLLLFSKPRTPQKIYCHLEDITNKVSEFFSDLFSNRQIQLIIDISQVKDKVLLDPNGIIHCLTNLLLNSGEAVPEKKGIVKIEGELSPNKDLIITVSDNGKGILPEDIEHIFEPFFTTKGYRGTGLGLSVTKKIVEEHGGKINVVSKKDKGTKFIITLPQSNTETNRKETI; this is encoded by the coding sequence ATGGAAAATAAATTTGATAGTGAAATTACAAAATTAGATTGGCTGGATGAAAATGTCCGAAATTACATTCAATCCATATATCGGGTTCAGCACTTTTATTCTAACTTAACGGATATTGAACAACTTATTGTAATCATAACAGAAGAATGTAAAAAGGCATGTAATGCTGAAGCAGGCTCTTTATTGCTCTATGATGAAAAAAAGAAAGAACTTTCTTTTCAGGTAACTTTAGGTCCCGTTGGTTCTGAAATAGTAAAGAAAGAAATTCGCATACCTATAAACTGTGGAATTGCCGGAGAAGTTGCGAGAACAAAAAAACCTTTGATTGTTAATGATGTCAGGAACGATTCTCGTTTTTTCCCGGGAGTAGATATGGCAACTCAATTTTCAACCCGAAATATTCTTGCTGTTCCATTAATTGACCGTCAACGATTAATTGGTGTTATAGAAATGGTTAATAAAATTGGGAATGAACCTTTTTCTCATGAAGACCTCCGTTTTCTGGAAATTTTAGCATCATGGGCTGCTTCTGCTGTTGTAAATTCCCAATTAATCCAGGAAAAATTACAGGCAGAACGCTTCGCTGCCATAGGTTATACATTAACTGCATTAGCCCATCATTTAAAAAATATACTCACTGGAATGTTAACCAGCACCGAACTTATCGAAAAATCATTGAACCAAAAAAATTATGAAGTTGTTCATAAAGCATGGCCTGTACTTAAAAGAACTTCCCTTTATGTCTTTGAATTTGTTAAAGATTTATTGTTATTTTCTAAACCTCGAACCCCACAAAAAATATATTGTCATTTAGAAGATATAACCAATAAGGTATCAGAATTCTTCTCTGACCTTTTCTCCAACCGACAAATCCAACTCATAATTGATATATCCCAAGTAAAAGACAAGGTGCTCCTTGACCCCAATGGTATTATTCATTGTTTAACTAATTTACTTCTAAATTCCGGTGAAGCAGTTCCTGAAAAAAAAGGTATTGTTAAAATTGAAGGAGAATTATCTCCAAATAAAGATTTAATTATTACGGTGTCCGATAATGGAAAAGGTATCCTGCCTGAAGACATAGAACATATCTTTGAACCTTTCTTTACAACCAAAGGATATCGAGGGACAGGTTTAGGTTTATCCGTTACCAAAAAAATTGTAGAAGAACATGGTGGTAAAATTAATGTAGTTAGTAAAAAAGACAAAGGCACAAAGTTTATAATTACACTCCCCCAGAGTAATACAGAAACGAATAGAAAGGAGACAATTTAA